A region from the Hyalangium gracile genome encodes:
- a CDS encoding rhodanese-like domain-containing protein encodes MTPKELSEKARRLVSEGAVLLDVRTPDEFRQGHPEAARNIPVQELPQRLAEVGPPGTKVVVYCASGGRSAMAAGLLMRSGYPDVFDLKSVAYW; translated from the coding sequence ATGACACCGAAAGAGCTCTCAGAGAAGGCGCGGCGGCTCGTTTCCGAGGGTGCCGTGCTGCTGGACGTGCGTACGCCGGACGAGTTCCGTCAGGGCCACCCCGAGGCCGCGCGCAACATCCCCGTGCAGGAGCTGCCGCAGCGGCTGGCCGAGGTGGGCCCGCCGGGGACGAAGGTGGTGGTGTACTGCGCCAGCGGAGGCCGCAGCGCGATGGCCGCCGGCCTGCTGATGCGCAGCGGCTACCCGGACGTCTTCGACCTGAAGTCCGTCGCGTACTGGTAG
- a CDS encoding prolipoprotein diacylglyceryl transferase — MIPYVDPHSLKLGPIEPFGVFVALGIFLAARIVVKQSARQGLDPNPIHDYAPWGVGAGVVSGHLVHLLFYHPEELNKSPFQIFKVWDGLSSFGGLLGGVIAAIIYFKIRKVSFAKYADAFALGVAPGWGVARIGCFVAHDHPGVRTDFFLAVNFPAIPYGGPRHDLGMYDAILLFAITGLLFALRNTGKMQNRLLHLLAIIYACGRFFFDTLRATDLNYVDARYLGLTPAQYGCILLIVYGLWGLITKRSSQTGATPASSGSVGTAR; from the coding sequence TTGATTCCTTATGTGGACCCGCACTCGCTGAAGCTCGGCCCCATCGAGCCGTTCGGCGTCTTCGTCGCGCTCGGCATCTTCCTGGCGGCGCGCATCGTGGTGAAGCAGTCAGCCCGCCAGGGGCTCGACCCCAATCCGATTCACGACTACGCCCCGTGGGGCGTGGGCGCGGGCGTCGTGTCGGGCCACCTCGTCCACCTGCTCTTCTACCACCCGGAGGAGCTCAACAAGAGCCCGTTCCAGATCTTCAAGGTGTGGGACGGCCTGTCCTCCTTCGGAGGGCTGCTCGGCGGCGTCATCGCGGCCATCATCTACTTCAAGATTCGCAAGGTCAGCTTCGCGAAGTACGCCGATGCCTTCGCGCTCGGCGTGGCGCCCGGCTGGGGCGTGGCGCGCATCGGCTGCTTCGTCGCCCATGACCACCCCGGCGTGCGGACCGACTTCTTCCTCGCGGTGAACTTCCCCGCGATTCCCTACGGCGGGCCCCGGCATGACCTGGGCATGTACGACGCCATCCTCCTGTTCGCCATCACCGGGCTCCTGTTCGCCCTGCGCAACACCGGCAAGATGCAGAACCGCCTGCTGCACCTGCTCGCCATCATCTACGCCTGCGGACGCTTCTTCTTCGACACCCTGCGTGCGACCGACCTCAACTACGTGGACGCGCGCTACCTCGGCCTCACCCCCGCCCAGTACGGGTGCATCCTCCTCATCGTCTACGGCCTCTGGGGGCTCATCACGAAGCGCTCGTCCCAGACGGGTGCGACTCCCGCCTCCAGTGGCTCGGTAGGCACCGCACGGTAG
- a CDS encoding sensor histidine kinase, whose translation MPRARRSRAVDGSLLRRLLRVPLPALLITDPTGRLLDANDTFLRLTGLTREAVEAGQVRWDALAAPETPSAGAQAVDALRRLGTAGPLETEYVRTDGIRVPVMLAALGLEGPERTLVLVQDLTPRRRAEEALRFLSDASRELAEVRAEPDAILAGVAHLAASSVATWCLVDLLEEDGTFRRVAAAHRDPEREALLRDAPRYSASLEAGSALFQALARGESRLYPDFLPEHLEQMTRSPEQLAQLEKLKALSVMLIPMRSRGQAVGLFTFASCDAGRRYGPEDLEMVEELSRRVVAAVDNARLYHEAEEAVRLRDEFLGIASHELKTPLTPLRLKLQAMQRQASEAMVGGTPLSAERVSDSLDVALRQVRKLTDLVDNLLDVSRISAGRLRLELEEVDLSSVAAELLSRFAPSAEKLGCALELHAPEPVFGRWDRLRVEQVVTNLLSNALKYGAGRPVVVRVEEDGERARLTVEDQGIGIAEEDLGRIFERFERAVSDRHYGGLGLGLYITRQIVEAFGGTVRVTSSPGNGSTFTLELPRGQLPIIPSIG comes from the coding sequence GTGCCACGCGCCAGGCGGAGCCGCGCCGTGGATGGGAGCCTGCTGCGGCGCCTGCTGCGCGTGCCGCTCCCGGCGCTGCTGATCACCGACCCCACCGGGCGGCTGCTGGACGCCAATGACACCTTCCTGCGCCTGACGGGGCTGACGCGCGAGGCGGTGGAGGCGGGGCAGGTGCGCTGGGACGCGCTCGCGGCGCCGGAGACGCCGTCCGCAGGAGCGCAGGCGGTGGACGCGCTGCGCCGGCTGGGCACGGCGGGCCCGCTGGAGACGGAGTACGTGCGCACCGATGGCATCCGCGTGCCGGTGATGCTGGCGGCGCTGGGGCTCGAGGGGCCGGAGCGCACGCTGGTGCTGGTGCAGGACCTGACGCCGCGGCGCCGGGCGGAGGAGGCGCTGCGCTTCCTCTCGGACGCCAGCCGCGAGCTGGCCGAGGTGCGCGCCGAGCCCGACGCCATCCTGGCGGGTGTGGCGCACCTGGCGGCCAGCTCGGTGGCCACGTGGTGCCTCGTCGACCTGCTGGAGGAGGACGGGACGTTCCGGCGGGTGGCGGCGGCGCACCGGGACCCGGAGCGTGAGGCGCTGCTGCGCGATGCTCCGCGCTACTCCGCGTCATTGGAGGCGGGCAGCGCGCTCTTCCAGGCGCTGGCGCGGGGCGAGTCCCGGCTCTACCCGGACTTCCTGCCGGAGCACCTGGAGCAGATGACGCGCAGCCCGGAGCAGCTCGCGCAGCTGGAGAAGCTGAAGGCGCTCTCGGTGATGCTCATCCCCATGCGCTCGCGCGGGCAGGCGGTGGGGCTGTTCACCTTCGCCTCGTGTGATGCGGGCCGGCGCTACGGGCCCGAGGACCTGGAGATGGTGGAGGAGCTGTCCCGGCGGGTGGTGGCGGCGGTGGACAACGCCCGGCTCTACCACGAGGCGGAGGAGGCGGTGCGGCTGAGGGACGAGTTCCTCGGCATCGCCAGCCACGAGCTGAAGACGCCGCTGACGCCGCTGCGGCTGAAGCTGCAGGCGATGCAGCGCCAGGCCAGCGAGGCGATGGTGGGCGGCACGCCGCTGTCGGCCGAGCGCGTGTCGGACTCGCTGGACGTGGCGCTGCGCCAGGTGCGCAAGCTGACGGACCTGGTGGACAACCTGCTGGACGTGTCGCGCATCAGCGCGGGGCGGCTGCGGCTGGAGCTGGAGGAGGTGGACCTGTCCTCGGTGGCGGCCGAGCTGCTCTCTCGGTTCGCGCCCTCGGCGGAGAAGCTGGGCTGCGCGCTGGAGCTGCACGCGCCGGAGCCGGTGTTCGGCCGGTGGGACAGGCTGCGGGTGGAGCAGGTGGTGACGAACCTGCTGTCCAACGCGCTGAAGTACGGCGCGGGGCGGCCGGTGGTGGTGCGGGTGGAGGAGGACGGGGAGCGAGCGCGGCTGACGGTGGAGGACCAGGGCATCGGCATCGCGGAGGAGGACCTGGGGCGCATCTTCGAGCGCTTCGAGCGCGCGGTGAGCGACCGGCACTACGGCGGCCTGGGGCTGGGGCTCTACATCACCCGGCAGATCGTCGAGGCGTTCGGCGGCACGGTGCGCGTCACCAGCAGCCCGGGCAACGGCTCCACCTTCACGCTGGAGCTGCCTCGGGGGCAGCTACCCATCATCCCCTCCATCGGTTGA
- a CDS encoding PAS domain S-box protein, giving the protein MSPAPPASSPSERLYRQIIDSLKEVVFQTDLQGRWTFLNPAWAELTGFTPDEALGRESLEFVHADDRPRTQEMLQSVLARKVEHARHEVGFRKRDGSPLWVEVFARPLLGEDGSVQGLHGTLTDVSGRRRTSDALARRERYLSALVEMQQRLLAAQQESSLYQEVLEPIGRASGASRVYLFEVRRGEGGQQLMSQRAEWCAPGVKPVSGGSQQNVPVEKDFKRWGELLSRGEVVSGRVKDFPPSERAVLEPQGVQSLLVLPLRINDAWAGFIGFDNCAEEREWDRLEVDLLSAAAGAISLELEHRQSESALRERETRYRQLAENASDIQYRYQLEQPRAFVYVSRVVGDRLGYSPEEHYANPELWRQLVHPGDLPTLTQLLESPQQVGSKPMVLRFTARNGRTRWLEHTVAPVLDSAGRPILVEGIARDITERREVEEALKLSEASFRILLEGVPDAAAIQRDGRIVYANMALVSALGFDRPDQLVGRVLAQFVEDDIEEVPGPPPDPSGIKGMVTGERRLVRRDGKTRVAEIVSLPLLFDGAPAVVSIARDVTEQRQLQARLTLADRLASVGTLAAGIAHEINNPLAFVISNLSFLSEEMRRSQLALEASGAGSGHAMGAPRLRSSAEMDLVEWQEVLSEAYEGAERVRQIVRQLKTFSRPDEERLSPVDVHQVLDSVVMMAANEIRHRAQLHKDFGPVPNVMANESRLSQVFLNLVVNAAQAIPEGQAHQNAIRLITRRLDPGRVLIEVQDTGSGIPREALSRIFDPFFTTKPVGVGTGLGLSICHSTITSMGGEISVESELGKGTTFKVVLPSLEPRTRSRPTSQPTPVHLTQRRGRVLVVDDEPGVGKVLRRILKDHEVEVAAGGRQALERLQREPDHFDAVLCDVMMPDLGGKDLYEAVRRTHSGLERRFIFVSGGAFTANAREFLEAIPNPKLEKPFNEPALRQIVQELVSRGPSSTGGR; this is encoded by the coding sequence ATGTCTCCGGCCCCCCCTGCGTCCAGCCCCAGCGAGCGCCTCTACCGGCAGATCATCGATAGCCTCAAGGAAGTGGTCTTCCAGACGGACCTACAAGGCCGCTGGACCTTCCTCAACCCGGCGTGGGCGGAGCTGACCGGCTTCACCCCCGACGAGGCCCTGGGCCGAGAGTCGCTGGAATTCGTCCACGCGGATGATCGGCCGCGCACCCAGGAAATGCTCCAGTCCGTGCTCGCGCGGAAGGTGGAGCACGCCCGCCACGAGGTGGGCTTCCGCAAGCGCGACGGCAGCCCTCTCTGGGTGGAGGTGTTCGCCCGGCCGCTGCTGGGCGAGGACGGCTCGGTGCAGGGCCTGCACGGCACCCTCACCGACGTGAGCGGGCGGCGGCGCACCAGTGACGCGCTGGCCCGGCGCGAGCGCTACCTGAGCGCGCTGGTGGAGATGCAGCAGCGGCTGCTGGCCGCGCAGCAGGAGAGCAGCCTCTACCAGGAGGTGCTGGAGCCCATCGGCCGGGCCTCGGGCGCCAGCCGCGTGTACCTCTTCGAGGTGCGCCGGGGCGAGGGCGGCCAGCAGCTCATGAGCCAGCGCGCCGAGTGGTGCGCTCCCGGGGTGAAGCCGGTGTCCGGCGGCTCGCAGCAGAACGTGCCGGTGGAGAAGGACTTCAAGCGCTGGGGCGAGCTGCTGTCGCGCGGCGAGGTGGTGTCCGGGCGGGTGAAGGACTTCCCTCCCAGCGAGCGCGCCGTCCTCGAGCCGCAGGGCGTGCAGTCCCTGCTGGTGCTGCCGCTGCGCATCAACGACGCGTGGGCCGGCTTCATCGGCTTCGACAACTGCGCCGAGGAGCGCGAGTGGGACCGGCTGGAGGTGGATCTGCTGTCGGCCGCGGCCGGCGCCATCTCGCTGGAGCTGGAGCACCGCCAGTCGGAGAGCGCGCTGCGCGAGCGTGAGACGCGCTACCGGCAGCTGGCGGAGAACGCCTCGGACATCCAGTACCGCTACCAGCTCGAGCAGCCGCGCGCCTTCGTCTACGTGAGCCGCGTGGTGGGCGACAGGCTGGGCTACAGCCCGGAGGAGCACTACGCCAACCCCGAGCTGTGGCGGCAGCTGGTGCACCCCGGGGACCTGCCCACGCTCACCCAGCTGCTGGAGTCGCCGCAGCAGGTGGGCTCCAAGCCGATGGTGCTGCGCTTCACGGCGCGCAATGGGCGCACGCGGTGGCTGGAGCACACGGTGGCCCCGGTGCTGGACAGCGCCGGCCGGCCCATCCTGGTGGAGGGCATCGCCCGCGACATCACCGAGCGGCGCGAGGTGGAGGAGGCACTCAAGCTCTCCGAGGCCAGCTTCCGCATCCTCCTGGAGGGCGTGCCGGACGCGGCGGCCATCCAGCGCGACGGACGCATCGTGTACGCCAACATGGCGCTCGTCTCCGCGCTGGGGTTCGACCGGCCGGATCAGCTCGTCGGGCGCGTGCTGGCGCAGTTCGTCGAGGACGACATCGAGGAGGTGCCGGGCCCGCCGCCGGACCCCAGCGGCATCAAGGGCATGGTCACCGGCGAGCGGCGGCTGGTGCGCCGTGACGGCAAGACGCGCGTGGCGGAGATCGTCTCCCTGCCGCTGCTCTTCGACGGAGCGCCCGCGGTGGTCTCCATCGCCCGTGACGTCACCGAGCAGCGCCAGCTCCAGGCGCGCCTGACGCTGGCGGACCGGCTGGCCTCGGTGGGCACGCTGGCGGCGGGCATCGCCCACGAGATCAACAATCCGCTGGCCTTCGTCATCTCCAACCTCAGCTTCCTGTCCGAGGAGATGCGGCGCAGCCAGCTGGCGCTGGAGGCCAGCGGCGCCGGCTCGGGCCACGCCATGGGCGCGCCGCGGCTGCGCAGCAGCGCGGAGATGGACCTGGTGGAGTGGCAGGAGGTGCTCAGCGAGGCCTACGAGGGCGCCGAGCGCGTGCGGCAGATCGTCCGCCAGCTCAAGACGTTCTCTCGCCCGGACGAGGAGCGCCTGTCGCCGGTGGACGTGCACCAGGTGCTGGACTCGGTGGTGATGATGGCGGCCAACGAGATCCGCCACCGCGCGCAGCTGCACAAGGACTTCGGCCCCGTGCCCAACGTGATGGCCAACGAGAGCCGGCTGTCCCAGGTGTTCCTCAACCTGGTGGTGAACGCGGCGCAGGCCATCCCCGAGGGCCAGGCGCACCAGAACGCCATCCGGCTCATCACCCGGCGGCTGGACCCGGGCCGCGTCCTCATCGAGGTGCAGGACACGGGCTCGGGTATTCCGCGCGAGGCGCTCAGCCGCATCTTCGATCCGTTCTTCACCACCAAGCCGGTGGGCGTGGGCACGGGCCTGGGCCTGTCCATCTGCCACAGCACCATCACCAGCATGGGCGGAGAAATCTCCGTCGAGAGCGAGCTGGGCAAGGGCACCACCTTCAAGGTGGTGCTGCCGTCGCTGGAGCCGCGCACCCGCTCGCGGCCCACCAGCCAGCCGACGCCGGTGCACCTCACGCAGCGCCGCGGGCGCGTGCTGGTGGTGGACGACGAGCCCGGCGTGGGCAAGGTGCTGCGGCGCATCCTCAAGGACCACGAGGTGGAGGTGGCCGCCGGTGGCCGTCAGGCCCTGGAGCGGCTGCAGCGCGAGCCGGACCACTTCGACGCGGTGCTGTGCGACGTGATGATGCCGGACCTGGGAGGCAAGGACCTCTACGAGGCGGTGCGGCGCACGCACTCCGGGCTGGAGCGGCGCTTCATCTTCGTGTCGGGCGGTGCCTTCACCGCCAACGCTCGCGAGTTCCTCGAGGCCATCCCCAACCCGAAGCTGGAGAAGCCGTTCAACGAGCCTGCCCTGCGGCAGATCGTCCAGGAGCTGGTGAGCCGAGGCCCCTCCTCCACCGGCGGCAGGTGA
- a CDS encoding imm11 family protein: MPERFFKLYDDVYVPRRWHLNTPIDSHGHEVHDWDFKRGTRVDITGRLRIPIESAGRPLDFSEAGIMIPVVHVRVASMLAERAANDVQLLPAEIDGYPDQYLVLVVTRLIRCIDEKASRIRLWTQEDGLPEKVGQYRDIRGLRIDKASVGNAQVFRPQGWEVTLIVSETIKDALDRMGATGTKFEEV; the protein is encoded by the coding sequence ATGCCCGAGCGGTTCTTCAAGCTCTACGACGATGTCTACGTCCCTCGTCGCTGGCACTTGAATACGCCCATCGACAGTCACGGCCACGAGGTGCACGACTGGGACTTCAAGCGAGGCACACGGGTGGACATCACGGGGCGCTTGAGGATCCCCATCGAGAGCGCGGGTAGACCCCTGGACTTCTCGGAGGCGGGAATCATGATTCCGGTCGTCCACGTCCGGGTGGCGTCCATGCTGGCGGAGCGGGCTGCCAACGACGTGCAGCTCCTCCCCGCGGAGATCGATGGCTACCCGGATCAGTACCTCGTCCTCGTGGTGACGCGTCTGATTCGCTGCATCGATGAGAAGGCCTCTCGCATCCGTCTCTGGACGCAGGAGGATGGGTTGCCCGAGAAGGTGGGCCAGTACCGGGATATCCGAGGCCTGCGTATCGACAAGGCGAGCGTGGGCAACGCTCAGGTTTTCCGGCCGCAAGGGTGGGAAGTTACCCTCATCGTCTCGGAGACCATCAAGGACGCCCTGGACCGCATGGGCGCCACCGGCACGAAGTTCGAGGAAGTCTAG
- a CDS encoding class I SAM-dependent methyltransferase, giving the protein MKALIYDALMAPLGWMGLTQARQRLVAGVHGRVLEVGTGTGLALPGYPQDVDSITALDIDPESLMRARQRRPGVGIVLGNVQQLPFRDRSFDFVISSLVFCSVDEPALGLSEIHRVLRLGGELRMLEHVRAPSPRLARLQDRVTPLWSRMTGGCRLNRDTFSLVQAAGFDVTRRAQLLDGLAEELTAVRVKK; this is encoded by the coding sequence ATGAAGGCGCTCATCTATGACGCGCTGATGGCCCCGCTCGGGTGGATGGGGCTCACCCAGGCCCGCCAGCGGCTCGTGGCGGGTGTCCATGGGCGCGTGCTCGAGGTCGGCACCGGCACCGGGCTCGCGCTCCCCGGCTACCCCCAGGACGTCGACTCCATCACCGCCCTCGACATCGACCCCGAGTCCCTCATGCGGGCCCGGCAGCGCCGCCCCGGCGTCGGCATCGTCCTGGGCAACGTGCAGCAGCTGCCCTTCCGGGACAGGTCCTTCGACTTCGTCATCTCCAGCCTCGTCTTCTGCAGCGTGGACGAGCCGGCGCTCGGGCTCTCGGAGATCCACCGCGTGCTGCGGCTCGGCGGAGAGCTGCGCATGCTCGAGCACGTGCGCGCGCCTTCTCCCAGGCTGGCCCGCCTCCAGGACCGCGTCACCCCTCTCTGGAGCCGGATGACGGGCGGGTGCCGGCTCAACCGCGACACCTTCTCGCTCGTCCAGGCCGCGGGCTTCGATGTCACCCGCCGCGCCCAGCTCCTCGACGGCCTGGCCGAGGAGCTCACCGCTGTCCGTGTGAAGAAGTGA
- a CDS encoding alpha/beta fold hydrolase, whose translation MKNLTALLLSLSLLSACSHTPGSEGASASSDEASAAPREGSVQLSTGVELRYLEQGSPEGVTLVLLHGYTDSHHSFDLTLPLLPRRFHVYALDQRGHGDSQRPECCYTQQDFARDVVAFLQAKGLRHATLVGHSMGSFIAQQVALDSPGHVRALVLVGSAPTGNNEVVRGLRDSVNALQDPIAPAFVREFQASTVARPVPDSYLNTLVSESLKVPAKVWKSALEGLIDEDHSTRLNAIGVPTLVIGGERDSIFSVGEQRALAEAIPGATLKLYPEVGHAPHAEVPQTFVEDLSSFLKGMR comes from the coding sequence ATGAAGAACCTCACCGCCCTCCTGCTGTCCCTGTCGCTCCTGTCCGCCTGCAGCCACACGCCCGGCTCCGAGGGAGCCTCGGCGAGCTCCGATGAGGCGAGCGCCGCGCCCCGCGAAGGCTCCGTGCAGCTGAGCACCGGCGTCGAGCTGCGCTACCTGGAGCAGGGCTCTCCGGAAGGGGTGACGCTCGTCCTCCTCCACGGCTACACGGACTCGCATCACTCCTTCGATCTCACCCTGCCGCTGCTTCCTCGCCGCTTCCATGTCTATGCGCTGGATCAGCGCGGCCATGGAGACTCCCAGCGCCCCGAGTGCTGCTACACCCAGCAGGACTTCGCCAGGGACGTGGTGGCCTTCCTGCAGGCGAAGGGCCTGCGGCATGCCACGCTCGTGGGCCACTCCATGGGCAGCTTCATCGCGCAGCAGGTGGCCCTGGACTCTCCCGGCCACGTCCGGGCGCTGGTGCTCGTCGGCTCGGCGCCCACCGGGAACAACGAGGTGGTGCGTGGGCTGCGCGACTCCGTCAACGCGCTGCAGGATCCGATCGCTCCCGCCTTCGTCCGCGAGTTCCAGGCGAGCACCGTCGCCAGGCCCGTGCCGGACTCCTACCTGAACACGCTCGTGTCCGAGAGCCTCAAGGTCCCCGCCAAGGTCTGGAAGAGCGCGCTGGAGGGGCTCATCGACGAGGACCACTCCACGCGGCTGAACGCCATCGGCGTGCCCACGCTCGTCATCGGCGGAGAGCGGGACTCCATCTTCTCCGTCGGCGAGCAGCGGGCGCTCGCGGAGGCCATCCCGGGCGCCACGCTCAAGCTGTACCCGGAGGTGGGCCACGCCCCTCACGCCGAGGTCCCCCAGACGTTCGTGGAGGACCTCTCCAGCTTCCTCAAGGGCATGCGCTGA
- a CDS encoding vWA domain-containing protein → MNRTTLLLTAAGLLALVALALGLPKPPPTTDTTHTMAQPGEQEPTLTLPLVTSGDGALTLEGKLSGGYVQSGPSEAFAVLEVKAHAPKEQHRVPVNMALVIDRSGSMRGQKLDDAKRAAREFVQRLTEVDRLALVHYGTSVTSFPSTLVTQEARERMLAFVDAIEDDGSTNISGGLEAAVQELRPYVSQFRVSRAILMSDGQPTAGLVREEELTALARQLRAEGVAVSALGVGGDFNENLMQGIADQGGGFSGFLNSHQLAEVFSRELEQATSTVARAVELRLELPSQVVSAEVMGTQAIREGRTVRVPLYDMAGGQSARMVVKLMLDTPASEQPLELLSARLTYMDVEKDRPAEARVALSARSTGDALVVRNNLDKDVRVHAVRALGTQHLRAAAEEMKKGNKQSALGLLDNARTMFGSSASALSGELADVDQTRAAYERAQDEESQRNEARQLQKKAMKSFGYNNSY, encoded by the coding sequence ATGAACCGCACCACCCTGCTGCTCACCGCCGCTGGACTGCTCGCGCTCGTCGCGCTGGCGCTGGGGCTGCCCAAGCCCCCTCCCACCACCGACACGACGCACACGATGGCGCAGCCGGGCGAGCAGGAGCCCACGCTGACGCTGCCGCTGGTCACCTCGGGCGATGGAGCGCTTACGCTGGAGGGCAAGCTCTCCGGAGGCTACGTGCAGTCCGGGCCCAGCGAGGCCTTCGCGGTGCTGGAGGTGAAGGCGCACGCTCCGAAGGAGCAGCACCGGGTGCCGGTGAACATGGCGCTGGTGATTGATCGCTCCGGCTCCATGCGCGGGCAGAAGCTGGATGACGCCAAGCGCGCCGCGCGTGAGTTCGTCCAGCGGCTGACGGAGGTGGATCGGCTGGCGCTGGTGCACTACGGCACGAGCGTCACCAGCTTCCCGAGCACGCTGGTGACGCAGGAGGCCCGGGAGCGGATGCTGGCCTTCGTGGACGCCATCGAGGATGACGGCTCCACCAACATCAGCGGCGGCCTGGAGGCGGCGGTCCAGGAGCTGCGCCCGTACGTGAGCCAGTTCCGAGTGAGCCGCGCCATCCTCATGAGCGACGGGCAGCCCACCGCCGGCCTGGTGCGCGAGGAGGAGCTGACGGCGCTGGCGCGCCAGCTGCGCGCCGAGGGCGTGGCCGTGAGCGCCCTGGGCGTGGGTGGGGACTTCAACGAGAACCTGATGCAGGGCATCGCGGACCAGGGCGGTGGCTTCTCGGGCTTCCTCAACTCCCACCAGCTGGCCGAGGTGTTCAGCCGGGAGCTGGAGCAGGCCACCAGCACGGTGGCTCGCGCGGTGGAGCTGCGCCTGGAGCTGCCCTCGCAGGTGGTGAGCGCGGAGGTGATGGGCACCCAGGCCATCCGCGAGGGCCGCACGGTGCGCGTGCCGCTGTACGACATGGCGGGTGGCCAGTCCGCGCGCATGGTGGTGAAGCTGATGCTCGACACCCCGGCGTCCGAGCAGCCGCTCGAGCTGCTGTCCGCCCGGCTGACCTATATGGATGTGGAGAAGGACCGGCCGGCCGAGGCGCGGGTGGCGCTGAGCGCGCGCTCCACCGGGGATGCCCTGGTGGTGCGCAACAACCTGGACAAGGACGTGCGGGTGCACGCGGTGCGGGCGCTGGGCACGCAGCACCTGCGCGCGGCGGCCGAGGAGATGAAGAAGGGCAACAAGCAGTCGGCGCTGGGGCTGCTGGACAACGCTCGCACGATGTTTGGCAGTTCGGCCTCGGCGCTCTCGGGGGAGCTTGCGGATGTGGACCAGACCCGTGCAGCCTATGAGCGTGCCCAGGACGAGGAGAGCCAGCGCAACGAGGCGCGGCAGCTCCAGAAGAAGGCGATGAAGAGCTTCGGGTACAACAACTCGTACTGA
- a CDS encoding S8 family peptidase encodes MKAVTAPGVHFTGEIHVKLRETAPVARLAMARAPRRRTLTAIARSAGVRAVGSVVDALPTSTSYGTRLSADLPLVQPGGELARWHTVKLPGGGGSRKSKSTRSEGGPHGVAMAMRGGAAPAAPAGPSADDVWAAVHALMEQPEVEYAEPDAVMVHPVVELPEPKGKNLPKDWHLRAIRVPQAWRLLEKAGRLPGEGVLIGHLDTGWTAHPAVPGPDRLMPGVDLWDRHRPDARDPLETGLGFSPGHGTATLCLLAANHEDYRGIATYASVLPVRVSASVVQVATHSLALGILHCVSQGAQVISISMGGLPSRLWADAVNHAYERGVVICAAAGNHFPLRGSLRTPTSVVYPARFHRVLAVSGITHELKRYRFNDRMSGNDGPEVDLCAPTPDVQWAFPPDEYRLGRGTSTATPQVAGAAALWLSFHRQALEDFSPIERVEACRRALLLGADDVGPYPYHPRPEEPSRRHNEYFGDGRLNVEATLRIKPLRGLQPQPRDDVSWALLKLLGVGLPVAPSGSQVDADQIELLWATHTAGVQQAAQASIAPVVSERLRARLELP; translated from the coding sequence ATGAAGGCCGTGACTGCGCCGGGGGTGCACTTCACCGGCGAGATCCATGTGAAGCTGCGAGAGACCGCCCCGGTGGCGCGCCTGGCGATGGCGCGAGCGCCGCGCCGTCGCACGCTCACGGCCATTGCCCGCTCCGCGGGCGTCCGCGCGGTGGGCTCCGTGGTGGACGCCCTGCCCACCTCCACCTCCTACGGAACCCGGCTCTCGGCGGACCTGCCCCTCGTGCAGCCGGGTGGAGAGCTGGCGCGCTGGCACACCGTGAAGCTCCCTGGAGGCGGCGGCTCGAGGAAGTCGAAGAGCACGCGCTCCGAGGGCGGCCCCCACGGCGTGGCCATGGCGATGCGCGGCGGCGCGGCACCCGCTGCGCCCGCGGGCCCCTCCGCGGATGACGTCTGGGCCGCGGTGCACGCGCTGATGGAGCAGCCGGAGGTGGAGTACGCCGAGCCGGACGCGGTGATGGTGCACCCCGTCGTCGAGCTGCCGGAGCCCAAGGGGAAGAACCTCCCGAAGGACTGGCACCTGCGCGCCATTCGCGTGCCGCAGGCGTGGCGGCTCCTGGAGAAGGCCGGGCGCCTTCCGGGCGAGGGCGTCCTCATCGGCCACCTGGACACCGGGTGGACGGCGCACCCGGCGGTGCCGGGGCCGGACCGGCTCATGCCCGGCGTGGACCTGTGGGACAGGCACCGGCCGGACGCGAGGGATCCGCTCGAGACGGGCCTGGGGTTCTCTCCCGGGCACGGCACGGCGACGCTCTGCCTGCTGGCGGCCAACCACGAGGACTACCGGGGCATCGCCACCTACGCCTCGGTGCTGCCGGTGCGCGTGTCTGCCTCGGTGGTGCAGGTGGCCACGCACTCGCTGGCGCTGGGCATCCTCCACTGCGTCAGCCAGGGCGCCCAGGTCATCTCCATCAGCATGGGCGGGCTGCCCAGCCGGCTGTGGGCGGACGCGGTGAACCACGCCTATGAGCGGGGCGTGGTCATCTGCGCGGCGGCCGGAAACCACTTCCCCCTCCGGGGCTCGTTGCGCACGCCGACGAGCGTCGTCTACCCGGCGCGGTTCCACCGCGTGCTTGCCGTGTCGGGCATCACCCACGAGCTGAAGCGCTACCGCTTCAACGATCGCATGTCGGGCAACGACGGGCCGGAGGTGGACCTGTGCGCGCCCACGCCCGACGTGCAGTGGGCCTTCCCCCCCGATGAGTACCGGCTGGGGCGAGGCACCTCCACGGCAACTCCCCAGGTGGCCGGAGCCGCGGCGCTCTGGCTCTCCTTCCACCGCCAGGCGCTCGAGGACTTCTCGCCCATCGAGCGGGTGGAGGCCTGCCGGCGCGCGCTGCTGCTGGGCGCCGACGACGTGGGACCCTACCCGTATCATCCTCGACCGGAAGAGCCGTCTCGCAGGCACAACGAGTACTTCGGAGACGGCCGACTGAACGTGGAGGCCACCCTGCGCATCAAACCCCTTCGCGGCCTGCAGCCCCAGCCTCGGGACGACGTGAGCTGGGCGCTGCTGAAGCTGCTGGGCGTCGGGCTTCCCGTCGCCCCCTCCGGTTCCCAGGTGGACGCGGACCAGATTGAACTGCTCTGGGCCACGCACACCGCCGGCGTACAGCAGGCCGCTCAGGCCTCGATTGCCCCCGTCGTGTCCGAGAGGCTCCGGGCACGGCTGGAGCTTCCATGA